From Oryza sativa Japonica Group chromosome 4, ASM3414082v1, one genomic window encodes:
- the LOC4334898 gene encoding G-type lectin S-receptor-like serine/threonine-protein kinase At2g19130 encodes MRPQSYAFLGLVLLLFSLLPLAPCSAANLNNDTLLAGQALAVGDKLISNNGKFTLGFFQPDAGTSKSSDTSTNSPGWYLGIWFNKIPVFTTVWVANRERPITIPELNLTQLKFSSDGNLVIFNHATESIIWSTRVIIDSHRTQETSSTNTSVVLLNTGNLVIESTTNVVLWESFDSPTDVVLPGAKFGWNKITGLNRQCISKKSLIDPGLGSYSVELDTNGTKGVILMLRNPPKVYWYGLTSPTLIPELRSLLAMDPRTRGLIIPTYVDNSQEEYYMYTLSNESPSSFLSLDMSGQIMLNVWSEANQSWQIIYAQPADPCNPFATCGPFTICNGNSNPVCECMESFTRKSSQDWDLGDRTGGCSRNTPLDCTISGNRTSSADMFHPIAHVKLPYDSESIQDATTQSKCAQACLSSCSCTAYSYQNNICSVWHGDLFSVNQNDGIENHFDDVLYLRLAAKDLQSLSKNKRKPIVGVVTTISIIILVLLIMLMVLVMVWRNRFKWCGVPLHRSQGGSGIIAFRYSDLDHATKNFSEKLGEGGFGSVFKGVLRDLTVVAVKRLDGARQGEKQFRAEVSSIGLIQHINLVKLIGFCCQGDKRLLVYEHMLNGSLDTHLFQSNATILTWSTRYQIAIGVARGLSYLHQSCHECIIHCDIKPQNILLDESFTPKIADFGMAVFVGRDFSRVLTTFRGTVGYLAPEWISGVAITPKVDVYSYGMVLLEIISGMRSLPNVHSSNSHHAAYFPVQAISKLHEGDVQSLVDPRLSGDFNLEEAERVCKVACWCIQDNEFDRPTMGEVVLVLEGLQEFDMPPMPRLLAAITRSSNVAEM; translated from the coding sequence ATGCGTCCCCAGAGCTATGCATTTCTTGGCCTtgttcttctcctcttctccctgcttccTCTTGCTCCATGCTCTGCTGCAAATCTAAATAATGATACTCTCCTGGCTGGCCAAGCGCTCGCCGTCGGTGACAAGCTCATCTCGAACAACGGCAAGTTCACCCTCGGCTTCTTCCAGCCAGACGCAGGCACCAGTAAGTCATCTGATACTAGCACCAATTCCCCTGGCTGGTACCTTGGCATATGGTTCAATAAGATCCCAGTTTTTACTACTGTATGGGTTGCCAACAGGGAGAGGCCAATCACTATCCCTGAGCTCAATCTAACACAGCTCAAATTCTCATCAGATGGCAATCTTGTCATCTTTAACCATGCCACTGAATCCATAATCTGGTCCACTCGCGTTATTATCGATAGTCATAGGACACAAGAAACCAGCAGCACGAACACGAGTGTCGTTCTATTGAACACCGGAAACCTTGTGATAGAAAGCACAACAAATGTAGTGTTGTGGGAAAGCTTTGACTCCCCAACAGATGTTGTGCTCCCTGGTGCCAAGTTTGGTTGGAACAAGATCACTGGCCTGAACCGTCAATGCATCTCAAAGAAGAGCTTGATAGATCCAGGTCTTGGCTCATACAGTGTTGAACTAGACACTAATGGTACCAAGGGGGTGATCCTCATGCTCCGCAACCCTCCTAAAGTGTATTGGTATGGTCTAACATCACCAACTCTTATACCAGAGCTCAGATCCCTGCTAGCAATGGATCCACGGACGAGAGGTTTGATCATCCCTACATATGTTGATAACAGCCAAGAGGAGTACTACATGTACACTTTATCCAACGAATCGCCTTCTTCGTTCCTCTCACTGGACATGTCTGGTCAGATCATGCTCAATGTATGGTCAGAAGCTAACCAGTCTTGGCAAATCATATATGCCCAGCCTGCTGATCCCTGCAACCCATTTGCTACATGTGGACCTTTTACCATCTGCAACGGCAATTCAAATCCAGTATGTGAATGTATGGAGAGTTTTACTCGAAAGTCGTCTCAGGATTGGGACCTTGGTGATCGGACAGGAGGATGCTCCAGAAATACTCCATTAGATTGCACTATTAGCGGTAACAGGACAAGTTCAGCAGACATGTTCCACCCTATAGCTCATGTTAAATTGCCCTATGACTCTGAAAGCATACAAGATGCCACCACTCAGAGCAAATGTGCACAAGCCTGTCTCAGTTCCTGCTCATGCACTGCTTACTCCTATCAGAACAACATATGCTCTGTCTGGCATGGGGATTTGTTTAGTGTAAATCAGAATGATGGCATTGAAAATCATTTCGATGATGTTCTTTACCTCCGCCTTGCAGCCAAAGATTTGCAAAGTTTgagcaaaaacaaaagaaaaccaattgtTGGAGTTGTTACAACCATAAGCATTATTATTCTTGTGTTACTAATAATGCTCATGGTGTTGGTAATGGTTTGGAGGAATAGATTCAAGTGGTGTGGTGTGCCATTACACAGAAGCCAAGGTGGTAGTGGAATTATAGCCTTCAGATATAGTGATTTAGACCATGCTACTAAAAATTTCTCAGAGAAGTTGGGAGAAGGAGGTTTCGGCTCCGTGTTTAAGGGAGTGTTGAGGGACTTGACTGTTGTAGCAGTGAAAAGGCTTGATGGTGCCCGTCAAGGCGAGAAGCAGTTCAGGGCTGAGGTGAGCTCAATCGGATTGATCCAACATATCAACCTAGTCAAGTTGATTGGTTTCTGCTGCCAAGGTGACAAGAGGCTACTTGTTTATGAACACATGTTAAACGGTTCTCTTGATACCCATCTGTTTCAGAGCAATGCTACTATACTGACGTGGAGCACGAGGTATCAAATAGCCATAGGAGTTGCTAGAGGACTTTCCTACTTGCATCAGAGTTGCCACGAATGCATCATACACTGTGATATTAAGCCACAAAACATACTTCTCGACGAATCATTTACTCCTAAAATTGCAGATTTTGGGATGGCAGTATTTGTAGGAAGGGATTTTAGCAGAGTTCTGACTACATTTAGAGGAACAGTTGGATATCTTGCCCCGGAGTGGATTAGTGGTGTCGCAattacaccaaaagttgatgttTACAGCTATGGTATGGTGTTGCTAGAGATCATATCAGGAATGAGAAGTTTACCTAATGTACACAGTAGCAACAGTCATCATGCTGCTTACTTCCCTGTGCAAGCCATCAGCAAGCTTCATGAGGGAGATGTGCAGAGTTTGGTGGATCCACGTTTGAGTGGCGACTTCAATTTAGAAGAGGCTGAAAGGGTTTGCAAAGTTGCTTGTTGGTGCATTCAAGATAATGAGTTCGATCGGCCGACAATGGGTGAAGTGGTCCTGGTTCTTGAAGGTCTACAGGAGTTTGATATGCCCCCTATGCCAAGACTACTTGCAGCTATAACGAGATCTTCTAATGTAGCTGAGATGTAA
- the LOC4334899 gene encoding G-type lectin S-receptor-like serine/threonine-protein kinase At2g19130 isoform X1, giving the protein MPSLYIFLGLLLFSLQAPPCPAATDTLKAGQVLSAGDKLVSRNGKFALGFFNPSANISKSSDNISSSWYIGIWFNKIPVFTVVWVANRERSIAEPDFKLTQLKISQDGNLAIVNHANESIIWSTRIVNRTEASMNTSVLLHDSGNLVIQSTSNAVLWQSFDYPTDVALPNAKIGWNKVTGLNRVGVSKKSLIDMGTGSYSVQLYTNGTRRVTLEHRNPSIEYWYWSPDESGMKIPALKQLLYMNPQTRGLVTPAYVNSSEEEYYSYNSSDESSSTFLLLDINGQIKFNVWSQDKHSWQSLYTQPVDPCRSYDTCGPFTICNGNSQPFCDCMENFTRKSPRDWDLGDRTGGCSRNSPLDCTRNTSSTDIFHPLIHVTLPRNPQTIQEATTQSECAQACLSSCSCTAYSYQNTSTCSIWHDELFSVNQDDGIEIHSQDVLYLRLAAKDLQSLRNNKRKPNVAVVIAASVIGFVLLMVGMFLLIWRNRFEWCGAPLHDGEDSSGIKAFRYNDLVHATKNFSEKLGAGGFGSVFKGMLIDLTTIAVKRLDGDRQGEKQFRAEVSSIGLIQHINLVKLIGFCCEGRKRLLVYEHMLNGSLDAHLFQSNAGTLNWSIRYHIALGVARGLGYLHQSCHACIIHCDIKPQNILLDASFTPKIADFGMAAFVGRDFSRILTTFRGTVGYLAPEWISGVAVTPKVDVYSFGMVLLEIISGRRNSPNEYTSDNYHVSYFPVQAINKLHEGDVRNLVDPQLCDDFSLEEAERVCKVACWCIQDDEHDRPTMSEVVRVLEGMQELEMPPMPRLLAALTKCSDVGSI; this is encoded by the coding sequence ATGCCTTCTCTCTACATATTCCTTGggcttcttctcttctccctgcAGGCTCCTCCATGTCCTGCTGCAACTGATACTCTGAAGGCAGGACAAGTGCTCTCTGCCGGTGACAAGCTCGTCTCGAGGAATGGCAAGTTCGCGCTCGGCTTCTTCAACCCAAGCGCAAACATCAGTAAGTCATCTGACAACATCTCCTCCAGTTGGTACATTGGCATATGGTTCAACAAGATCCCAGTTTTTACTGTCGTGTGGGTCGCTAATAGGGAGAGGTCAATCGCTGAGCCCGACTTCAAGCTAACACAGCTCAAAATATCACAAGATGGCAATCTTGCCATCGTAAACCATGCCAATGAATCCATAATATGGTCCACTCGTATTGTCAATAGGACAGAGGCCAGCATGAACACAAGTGTTCTTCTCCACGACAGTGGAAATCTTGTCATACAAAGCACATCTAATGCAGTGCTGTGGCAAAGCTTTGACTACCCAACAGATGTTGCTCTTCCTAATGCCAAGATTGGCTGGAACAAGGTAACCGGTCTGAACCGTGTTGGTGTTTCGAAGAAGAGCCTCATTGATATGGGCACTGGCTCTTATAGTGTACAACTATACACCAATGGCACCAGAAGGGTGACCCTCGAGCACCGAAACCCTTCAATAGAGTACTGGTATTGGTCGCCAGATGAATCGGGAATGAAGATACCAGCACTCAAGCAACTACTGTACATGAATCCACAGACCAGAGGTTTAGTCACCCCGGCATATGTTAACAGCAGTGAAGAGGAGTACTACAGCTACAATTCATCAGATGAATCATCTTCCACATTCCTCTTGCTAGACATTAATGGCCAGATCAAATTCAATGTTTGGTCTCAAGACAAGCACTCATGGCAAAGCCTATATACCCAACCCGTTGATCCGTGCAGGTCATATGATACTTGTGGACCATTCACCATCTGCAACGGCAATTCACAACCATTTTGTGACTGTATGGAGAATTTCACTCGAAAGTCACCTCGGGATTGGGACCTTGGTGATCGAACAGGAGGGTGTTCTAGGAATAGTCCATTAGATTGCACCAGAAACACAAGTTCAACAGACATCTTCCACCCATTAATTCATGTTACATTGCCCCGTAACCCCCAAACCATACAAGAAGCTACCACTCAGAGCGAATGTGCACAAGCTTGCCTCAGCTCCTGCTCCTGCACTGCTTATTCCTACCAAAATACTAGCACTTGCTCTATCTGGCATGACGAATTGTTTAGTGTAAACCAAGATGATGGCATTGAAATTCATTCTCAAGATGTTCTTTACCTCCGCCTTGCCGCCAAAGATTTGCAGAGTTTGAGAAACAACAAAAGGAAACCAAATGTTGCAGTTGTTATTGCTGCAAGCGTAATTGGTTTTGTGTTATTAATGGTCGGGATGTTTTTACTGATTTGGAGGAACAGATTCGAGTGGTGTGGTGCGCCATTACATGACGGTGAAGACAGCAGTGGAATAAAGGCATTTAGATACAATGATCTAGTTCATGCCACTAAAAATTTCTCAGAAAAGCTTGGAGCAGGTGGTTTTGGCTCTGTGTTCAAGGGAATGTTAATTGATCTAACTACCATAGCTGTGAAAAGACTTGATGGTGATCGTCAGGGAGAGAAACAATTCCGTGCTGAGGTGAGCTCAATTGGATTGATCCAACATATCAACCTAGTGAAATTGATTGGTTTTTGCTGTGAAGGCCGTAAGAGGCTACTTGTGTACGAACACATGTTAAATGGTTCTCTGGATGCCCATTTGTTTCAGAGCAATGCTGGTACACTAAACTGGAGCATTAGGTATCATATAGCCCTAGGAGTTGCTCGAGGATTGGGATACTTGCATCAGAGTTGCCACGCATGCATCATACACTGTGATATTAAGCCACAAAATATACTTCTTGATGCATCATTTACTCCTAAAATTGCTGACTTTGGGATGGCAGCATTTGTAGGGAGAGATTTTAGCAGAATTCTGACAACATTCAGAGGAACTGTAGGGTATCTTGCCCCAGAGTGGATTAGCGGAGTTGCTgttacaccaaaagttgatgttTATAGCTTTGGTATGGTACTACTGGAAATTATATCTGGACGAAGGAATTCACCTAATGAATACACTAGTGATAATTACCATGTTTCGTATTTCCCTGTGCAAGCCATCAACAAGCTACACGAGGGAGATGTGCGGAATTTGGTGGATCCACAATTATGTGATGATTTTAGTTTGGAAGAGGCTGAAAGGGTTTGCAAGGTTGCATGTTGGTGCATCCAAGATGATGAGCATGATCGACCGACAATGAGTGAAGTGGTTCGGGTCCTTGAGGGTATGCAAGAGCTTGAAATGCCCCCAATGCCAAGATTACTTGCAGCTTTAACAAAATGCTCTGATGTGGGTTCAATATAA
- the LOC4334899 gene encoding G-type lectin S-receptor-like serine/threonine-protein kinase At2g19130 isoform X2, with product MNTSVLLHDSGNLVIQSTSNAVLWQSFDYPTDVALPNAKIGWNKVTGLNRVGVSKKSLIDMGTGSYSVQLYTNGTRRVTLEHRNPSIEYWYWSPDESGMKIPALKQLLYMNPQTRGLVTPAYVNSSEEEYYSYNSSDESSSTFLLLDINGQIKFNVWSQDKHSWQSLYTQPVDPCRSYDTCGPFTICNGNSQPFCDCMENFTRKSPRDWDLGDRTGGCSRNSPLDCTRNTSSTDIFHPLIHVTLPRNPQTIQEATTQSECAQACLSSCSCTAYSYQNTSTCSIWHDELFSVNQDDGIEIHSQDVLYLRLAAKDLQSLRNNKRKPNVAVVIAASVIGFVLLMVGMFLLIWRNRFEWCGAPLHDGEDSSGIKAFRYNDLVHATKNFSEKLGAGGFGSVFKGMLIDLTTIAVKRLDGDRQGEKQFRAEVSSIGLIQHINLVKLIGFCCEGRKRLLVYEHMLNGSLDAHLFQSNAGTLNWSIRYHIALGVARGLGYLHQSCHACIIHCDIKPQNILLDASFTPKIADFGMAAFVGRDFSRILTTFRGTVGYLAPEWISGVAVTPKVDVYSFGMVLLEIISGRRNSPNEYTSDNYHVSYFPVQAINKLHEGDVRNLVDPQLCDDFSLEEAERVCKVACWCIQDDEHDRPTMSEVVRVLEGMQELEMPPMPRLLAALTKCSDVGSI from the coding sequence ATGAACACAAGTGTTCTTCTCCACGACAGTGGAAATCTTGTCATACAAAGCACATCTAATGCAGTGCTGTGGCAAAGCTTTGACTACCCAACAGATGTTGCTCTTCCTAATGCCAAGATTGGCTGGAACAAGGTAACCGGTCTGAACCGTGTTGGTGTTTCGAAGAAGAGCCTCATTGATATGGGCACTGGCTCTTATAGTGTACAACTATACACCAATGGCACCAGAAGGGTGACCCTCGAGCACCGAAACCCTTCAATAGAGTACTGGTATTGGTCGCCAGATGAATCGGGAATGAAGATACCAGCACTCAAGCAACTACTGTACATGAATCCACAGACCAGAGGTTTAGTCACCCCGGCATATGTTAACAGCAGTGAAGAGGAGTACTACAGCTACAATTCATCAGATGAATCATCTTCCACATTCCTCTTGCTAGACATTAATGGCCAGATCAAATTCAATGTTTGGTCTCAAGACAAGCACTCATGGCAAAGCCTATATACCCAACCCGTTGATCCGTGCAGGTCATATGATACTTGTGGACCATTCACCATCTGCAACGGCAATTCACAACCATTTTGTGACTGTATGGAGAATTTCACTCGAAAGTCACCTCGGGATTGGGACCTTGGTGATCGAACAGGAGGGTGTTCTAGGAATAGTCCATTAGATTGCACCAGAAACACAAGTTCAACAGACATCTTCCACCCATTAATTCATGTTACATTGCCCCGTAACCCCCAAACCATACAAGAAGCTACCACTCAGAGCGAATGTGCACAAGCTTGCCTCAGCTCCTGCTCCTGCACTGCTTATTCCTACCAAAATACTAGCACTTGCTCTATCTGGCATGACGAATTGTTTAGTGTAAACCAAGATGATGGCATTGAAATTCATTCTCAAGATGTTCTTTACCTCCGCCTTGCCGCCAAAGATTTGCAGAGTTTGAGAAACAACAAAAGGAAACCAAATGTTGCAGTTGTTATTGCTGCAAGCGTAATTGGTTTTGTGTTATTAATGGTCGGGATGTTTTTACTGATTTGGAGGAACAGATTCGAGTGGTGTGGTGCGCCATTACATGACGGTGAAGACAGCAGTGGAATAAAGGCATTTAGATACAATGATCTAGTTCATGCCACTAAAAATTTCTCAGAAAAGCTTGGAGCAGGTGGTTTTGGCTCTGTGTTCAAGGGAATGTTAATTGATCTAACTACCATAGCTGTGAAAAGACTTGATGGTGATCGTCAGGGAGAGAAACAATTCCGTGCTGAGGTGAGCTCAATTGGATTGATCCAACATATCAACCTAGTGAAATTGATTGGTTTTTGCTGTGAAGGCCGTAAGAGGCTACTTGTGTACGAACACATGTTAAATGGTTCTCTGGATGCCCATTTGTTTCAGAGCAATGCTGGTACACTAAACTGGAGCATTAGGTATCATATAGCCCTAGGAGTTGCTCGAGGATTGGGATACTTGCATCAGAGTTGCCACGCATGCATCATACACTGTGATATTAAGCCACAAAATATACTTCTTGATGCATCATTTACTCCTAAAATTGCTGACTTTGGGATGGCAGCATTTGTAGGGAGAGATTTTAGCAGAATTCTGACAACATTCAGAGGAACTGTAGGGTATCTTGCCCCAGAGTGGATTAGCGGAGTTGCTgttacaccaaaagttgatgttTATAGCTTTGGTATGGTACTACTGGAAATTATATCTGGACGAAGGAATTCACCTAATGAATACACTAGTGATAATTACCATGTTTCGTATTTCCCTGTGCAAGCCATCAACAAGCTACACGAGGGAGATGTGCGGAATTTGGTGGATCCACAATTATGTGATGATTTTAGTTTGGAAGAGGCTGAAAGGGTTTGCAAGGTTGCATGTTGGTGCATCCAAGATGATGAGCATGATCGACCGACAATGAGTGAAGTGGTTCGGGTCCTTGAGGGTATGCAAGAGCTTGAAATGCCCCCAATGCCAAGATTACTTGCAGCTTTAACAAAATGCTCTGATGTGGGTTCAATATAA
- the LOC4334900 gene encoding uncharacterized protein yields the protein MTTTATPPTAPSAPDPRAAGSLLSHVQAVGSLHDDVRALPHPSVAGHDERRRRLQIRALPAPSSPTSAPLAPFTTTSARRRIPPLPATTSDDDGSRSVRRRLPSSPPLPAASSPRPLRRRADNDDDGDDDDDDGADDDGWRGALAGGAPWFFLFSWDDFRWRATGALAKMV from the coding sequence ATGACGACAACCGCGACGCCTCCGACGGCTCCCTCCGCTCCagatccgcgcgccgccggctcaCTCCTCTCCCACGTCCAGGCTGTCGGCTCCCTCCACGACGACGTCCGCGCGCTGCCGCATCCCTCCGTCGCTGGCCAtgacgagcgacgacgacggctccaGATCCGCGCGTTgccggctccctcctctcccacgtccGCGCCACTGGCTCCCTTCACGACAacgtccgcgcgccgccgcatccctcCGCTGCCGGCCAcgacgagcgacgacgacggctccaGATCCGTGCGCCGCCGgcttccctcctcgccgcctctaCCAGCCGCTTCATCTCctcgccccctccgccgccgcgccgacaacgacgatgacggtgacgatgacgacgacgacggcgccgacgacgacgggtgGAGGGGAGCCCTGGCCGGCGGTGCCCcgtggttttttttattttcctgggatgattttcgctggcgggcCACGGGCGCGCTTGCGAAAATGGTTTAA
- the LOC4334901 gene encoding chalcone synthase isoform X1, whose product MGSQEYIKQGGQQLVAAILGIGTAVPPYVLPQSSFPDYYFDISNSNHLLDLKAKFADICEKTMIDKRHVHMSDEFLRSNPSVAAYNSPSINVRQNLTDVTVPQLGAAAARLAIADWGRPACEITHLVMCTTVSGCMPGADFEVVKLLGLPLTTKRCMMYHIGCHGGGTALRLAKDLAENNPGGRVLVVCSEVVSMVFRGPCESHMGNLVGQALFGDAAGAVVVGADPVEANSERTLFEMVSAWQDIIPETEEMVVAKLREEGLVYNLHRDVAARVAASMESLVKKAMVEKDWNEEVFWLVHPGGRDILDRVVLTLGLRDDKVAVCREVMRQHGNTLSSCVIMAMEEMRRRSAERGLSTAGEGLEWGLLFGFGPGLTVETILLRAPPCNQAQAV is encoded by the exons ATGGGTAGCCAAGAATACATTAAGCAGGGCGGGCAGCAGCTGGTGGCGGCGATCCTGGGCATCGGCACGGCTGTTCCACCCTACGTTCTGCCCCAATCCTCCTTCCCCGACTACTACTTTGACATTTCCAACTCCAATCACCTCCTTGACCTCAAGGCCAAGTTTGCAGATATCT GTGAGAAGACAATGATCGACAAGCGTCACGTGCACATGTCGGACGAGTTCCTGAGGAGCAACCCTTCCGTGGCGGCGTACAACTCCCCCTCTATCAACGTCCGCCAGAATCTCACCGATGTCACTGTGCCCCAGctgggcgctgccgccgcccggctcGCCATCGCCGACTGGGGCCGGCCGGCGTGCGAGATCACCCACCTGGTGATGTGCACCACCGTCAGCGGATGCATGCCCGGCGCCGACTTCGAGGTGGTGAAGCTGCTCGGTCTCCCGCTCACCACCAAGCGCTGCATGATGTACCACATCGGCTGCCATGGCGGCGGCACCGCGCTGCGCCTCGCCAAGGACCTCGCCGAGAACAATCCAGGCGGCCGTGTGCTGGTGGTCTGCTCCGAGGTCGTCTCCATGGTGTTCCGCGGGCCTTGTGAATCGCACATGGGCAACCTGGTAGGGCAGGCGCTGTTCGGGGATGCCGCCGGTGCGGTGGTGGTCGGCGCGGATCCGGTGGAGGCTAACAGTGAGCGCACGCTGTTCGAGATGGTGTCGGCGTGGCAGGACATCATCCCGGAgacggaggagatggtggtggcGAAGCTGCGGGAGGAGGGGCTGGTGTACAACCTGCACCGCGACGTGGCGGCGCGCGTGGCGGCCAGCATGGAGTCGCTGGTGAAGAAGGCGATGGTGGAGAAGGACTGGAACGAGGAGGTGTTCTGGCTGGTGCATCCCGGCGGGAGGGACATCCTGGACCGGGTGGTTCTCACGCTCGGCCTCCGCGACGACAAGGTGGCCGTGTGCCGCGAGGTGATGAGGCAGCACGGCAACACGCTGAGCTCCTGCGTCATCATGGCCATGGAGGAGATGCGGCGGAGGTCGGCGGAGCGGGGGCTGAGCACGGCCGGCGAGGGCCTCGAGTGGGGGCTGCTCTTCGGCTTCGGGCCAGGCCTCACCGTGGAGACCATCCTCCTACGCGCGCCACCATGCAACCAAGCCCAAGCCGTCTGA
- the LOC4334901 gene encoding chalcone synthase 1 isoform X2, producing the protein MEIEKKCSPSSFGNGEKTMIDKRHVHMSDEFLRSNPSVAAYNSPSINVRQNLTDVTVPQLGAAAARLAIADWGRPACEITHLVMCTTVSGCMPGADFEVVKLLGLPLTTKRCMMYHIGCHGGGTALRLAKDLAENNPGGRVLVVCSEVVSMVFRGPCESHMGNLVGQALFGDAAGAVVVGADPVEANSERTLFEMVSAWQDIIPETEEMVVAKLREEGLVYNLHRDVAARVAASMESLVKKAMVEKDWNEEVFWLVHPGGRDILDRVVLTLGLRDDKVAVCREVMRQHGNTLSSCVIMAMEEMRRRSAERGLSTAGEGLEWGLLFGFGPGLTVETILLRAPPCNQAQAV; encoded by the exons AtggaaattgaaaagaaatgtaGCCCCAGTTCCTTCGGAAATG GTGAGAAGACAATGATCGACAAGCGTCACGTGCACATGTCGGACGAGTTCCTGAGGAGCAACCCTTCCGTGGCGGCGTACAACTCCCCCTCTATCAACGTCCGCCAGAATCTCACCGATGTCACTGTGCCCCAGctgggcgctgccgccgcccggctcGCCATCGCCGACTGGGGCCGGCCGGCGTGCGAGATCACCCACCTGGTGATGTGCACCACCGTCAGCGGATGCATGCCCGGCGCCGACTTCGAGGTGGTGAAGCTGCTCGGTCTCCCGCTCACCACCAAGCGCTGCATGATGTACCACATCGGCTGCCATGGCGGCGGCACCGCGCTGCGCCTCGCCAAGGACCTCGCCGAGAACAATCCAGGCGGCCGTGTGCTGGTGGTCTGCTCCGAGGTCGTCTCCATGGTGTTCCGCGGGCCTTGTGAATCGCACATGGGCAACCTGGTAGGGCAGGCGCTGTTCGGGGATGCCGCCGGTGCGGTGGTGGTCGGCGCGGATCCGGTGGAGGCTAACAGTGAGCGCACGCTGTTCGAGATGGTGTCGGCGTGGCAGGACATCATCCCGGAgacggaggagatggtggtggcGAAGCTGCGGGAGGAGGGGCTGGTGTACAACCTGCACCGCGACGTGGCGGCGCGCGTGGCGGCCAGCATGGAGTCGCTGGTGAAGAAGGCGATGGTGGAGAAGGACTGGAACGAGGAGGTGTTCTGGCTGGTGCATCCCGGCGGGAGGGACATCCTGGACCGGGTGGTTCTCACGCTCGGCCTCCGCGACGACAAGGTGGCCGTGTGCCGCGAGGTGATGAGGCAGCACGGCAACACGCTGAGCTCCTGCGTCATCATGGCCATGGAGGAGATGCGGCGGAGGTCGGCGGAGCGGGGGCTGAGCACGGCCGGCGAGGGCCTCGAGTGGGGGCTGCTCTTCGGCTTCGGGCCAGGCCTCACCGTGGAGACCATCCTCCTACGCGCGCCACCATGCAACCAAGCCCAAGCCGTCTGA